From the Burkholderia glumae LMG 2196 = ATCC 33617 genome, one window contains:
- a CDS encoding pirin family protein: MKQIVATYSAPRPHWVGDGFPVRSLFSYHSTGAHLSPFLLPDYAGPARFEPTTERRGVGQHPHRGFETVTIVYEGEVDHRDSTGAGGHIGPGDVQWMTAAGGILHEEFHSDAFAKRGGALEMVQLWVNLPAKHKLAAPAYQTLSDAEISSVPLADGAGRVRVIAGEFDGHHGPARTFTPVDVWDVRLASGGRARFEIADGRTLALAVLRGTVLVNGSEVAREAQVIHLSRDGAGVEIEANNDATLLVLSGEPIDEPVVGYGPFVMNSEAEIRAAVDDFNRGRFGRMPA, translated from the coding sequence ATGAAACAGATCGTTGCCACCTACAGCGCCCCGCGTCCGCACTGGGTCGGAGATGGCTTTCCGGTCCGCTCGCTGTTCAGCTATCACAGCACCGGCGCGCACCTGAGCCCGTTCCTGCTGCCCGACTACGCCGGCCCGGCCCGCTTCGAGCCGACCACCGAGCGGCGCGGCGTGGGCCAGCATCCGCACCGCGGCTTCGAAACGGTGACGATCGTCTACGAGGGCGAAGTCGATCACCGCGATTCGACCGGCGCGGGCGGCCACATCGGTCCCGGCGACGTGCAGTGGATGACCGCGGCGGGCGGCATCCTGCACGAGGAATTCCATTCCGACGCGTTCGCCAAGCGCGGCGGCGCGCTGGAGATGGTGCAGCTATGGGTGAACCTGCCGGCGAAGCACAAGCTCGCCGCGCCCGCTTACCAGACGCTGAGCGACGCCGAGATTTCGTCGGTGCCGCTCGCCGACGGCGCGGGACGCGTGCGCGTGATCGCGGGCGAGTTCGACGGGCATCACGGCCCGGCGCGCACCTTCACGCCGGTCGACGTCTGGGACGTGCGGCTCGCCTCGGGCGGCCGCGCCCGCTTCGAGATCGCCGACGGCCGCACGCTGGCGCTCGCGGTGCTGCGCGGCACGGTGCTGGTGAACGGCAGCGAAGTCGCGCGCGAAGCGCAGGTGATCCATCTGTCGCGCGACGGCGCGGGCGTGGAGATCGAGGCCAACAACGACGCGACCCTGCTGGTGCTGAGCGGCGAGCCGATCGACGAGCCGGTGGTCGGCTACGGCCCGTTCGTGATGAACAGCGAGGCGGAGATCCGCGCGGCTGTCGACGATTTCAACCGCGGCCGGTTCGGCCGGATGCCGGCCTGA
- a CDS encoding GNAT family N-acetyltransferase, with protein sequence MSSSNASSQPSSSRSASLATLEWRWQPFGALSAREVYTLLEARSAVFVVEQRCIYGDIDGADFDAWHLSAVDAGGRLAGYLRVLPPDAGSPDIRIGRVLTTAPFRGIGLGNALLANVLERIREQWPATPISLHAQAHLQKYYGAFGFVPSSEVHDDDGIPHVWMRCA encoded by the coding sequence ATGTCGTCTTCAAACGCTTCCTCCCAGCCGTCCTCGTCCCGTTCCGCTTCGCTCGCCACGCTCGAATGGCGCTGGCAGCCGTTCGGCGCGCTGTCCGCGCGCGAGGTCTACACACTGCTCGAGGCGCGCAGCGCCGTGTTCGTGGTCGAGCAGCGCTGCATCTACGGCGACATCGACGGCGCCGATTTCGACGCCTGGCATTTGAGCGCCGTCGACGCCGGCGGCCGGCTGGCCGGCTACCTGCGCGTATTGCCGCCCGATGCCGGCTCGCCCGACATCCGCATCGGCCGCGTGCTGACCACGGCGCCGTTTCGCGGCATCGGGCTCGGCAACGCGCTGCTCGCCAACGTGCTCGAACGGATCCGCGAGCAATGGCCGGCCACGCCGATCAGCCTGCACGCGCAGGCGCACCTGCAGAAGTACTACGGCGCGTTCGGCTTCGTGCCAAGCTCGGAGGTCCACGACGACGACGGCATCCCGCACGTCTGGATGCGTTGCGCCTGA
- a CDS encoding cytochrome c oxidase assembly protein, with protein MSPLAWLDPWEPSPTVVVAILGAAVLFARGARKARVTPLRQLSFWFGLGALYVALHTRLDYFFEHEFFMHRAQHLVLHHLGPFFIALSYPGAAIRAGLPFAWRQRVVKPALAARPLRVALDVLFHPAVAVLLFVGLIYFWLLAPIHFVAMLDWRLYRVMNWSMVIDGLLFWWLVVDPRPAPPARLAPGRRILIAIAAIPPQILLGALIFFTPRELYPIYSICGRAFTWLSPLRDQQIGGLLLWIPGSMMSVLGALVALRHWMRLSARGRLRERTGAAPRPADRGRAAAPR; from the coding sequence ATGAGCCCGCTCGCCTGGCTCGATCCCTGGGAGCCGTCGCCGACGGTGGTGGTCGCGATCCTCGGCGCGGCCGTGCTGTTCGCGCGCGGCGCCCGCAAGGCGCGCGTCACGCCGCTGCGGCAGCTGTCGTTCTGGTTCGGCCTGGGCGCGCTCTACGTGGCGCTGCACACGCGGCTCGATTATTTCTTCGAGCACGAGTTCTTCATGCATCGCGCGCAGCACCTGGTATTGCATCATCTCGGGCCGTTCTTCATCGCGCTGTCCTACCCCGGCGCCGCGATCCGCGCCGGCCTTCCGTTCGCGTGGCGGCAGCGCGTGGTGAAGCCCGCGCTCGCCGCCAGGCCGCTGCGCGTCGCGCTCGACGTGCTGTTCCATCCGGCCGTCGCGGTGCTGCTGTTCGTCGGGCTGATCTATTTCTGGCTGCTCGCGCCGATCCACTTCGTCGCCATGCTCGACTGGCGGCTCTATCGCGTGATGAACTGGAGCATGGTGATCGACGGGCTGCTGTTCTGGTGGCTCGTCGTCGATCCGCGCCCCGCGCCGCCGGCCCGCCTTGCGCCGGGGCGCCGCATCCTGATCGCGATCGCCGCGATTCCGCCGCAGATCCTGCTCGGCGCGCTGATCTTCTTCACGCCGCGCGAACTCTACCCGATCTATTCGATCTGCGGCCGCGCGTTCACGTGGCTGAGCCCGCTGCGCGACCAGCAGATCGGCGGCCTGCTGCTGTGGATTCCCGGCTCGATGATGAGCGTGCTCGGCGCACTGGTCGCACTGCGGCACTGGATGCGCCTGTCCGCGCGGGGCCGGCTGCGCGAGCGGACCGGCGCGGCGCCGCGCCCGGCGGACCGCGGCCGCGCCGCCGCCCCGCGCTAG
- a CDS encoding SCO family protein: MPLLPGTTRRQPPRGSHRARPAMARAGSAAGAALVLAAACALGACSPRGTSTATLTDVSGHLPDLAFSLTGEDGRPIDAAAFRGRVALVYFGYTHCPDVCPTTMARLMQVLARLGPDADRVRILFVSVDPARDTPALLRAYVGAFDAKHAVGLTGSAREIETLAKRYRIAYQMDAPDASGDYAVTHSSAVYVFDARGRARRLATDQDSPEAIAADLRGLLGAPAS; encoded by the coding sequence ATGCCTCTCCTGCCCGGCACCACCCGACGCCAGCCCCCGCGCGGCTCACACCGTGCGCGCCCCGCGATGGCACGCGCGGGATCGGCGGCGGGCGCGGCGCTGGTGCTGGCGGCGGCCTGCGCGCTGGGCGCCTGCTCGCCGCGCGGCACCAGCACCGCCACGCTGACCGACGTCTCGGGCCACCTGCCCGACCTCGCGTTCTCGCTGACCGGCGAGGACGGCAGGCCGATCGACGCGGCGGCGTTTCGCGGCCGCGTCGCGCTCGTCTATTTCGGCTACACGCACTGCCCCGACGTCTGCCCGACGACGATGGCGCGGCTCATGCAGGTGCTGGCCCGGCTCGGCCCCGACGCGGACCGGGTGCGCATCCTGTTCGTGTCGGTCGATCCGGCCCGCGACACGCCGGCACTGCTGCGCGCCTACGTCGGCGCGTTCGACGCCAAGCACGCGGTCGGGCTGACCGGCAGCGCGCGCGAGATCGAGACGCTGGCGAAACGCTACCGCATCGCCTATCAAATGGACGCACCCGATGCCTCGGGCGACTATGCGGTCACGCACAGCTCGGCCGTCTATGTGTTCGATGCGCGCGGCCGGGCGCGGCGGCTCGCCACCGACCAGGATTCGCCGGAGGCGATCGCCGCCGACCTGCGCGGCCTCCTTGGCGCACCGGCCTCATGA
- the otsB gene encoding trehalose-phosphatase has product MQSVPASLPLTDTAFFFDFDGTLVDLAPTPDGIHVPASLPALLTELRTLTRGAVAIVSGRGIDSIDGFLGLTDLPVAGLHGAERRDANGDTQRVGFNDERLLRIEHELAAVVERHPGMLLEIKGAAVALHFRNAPEREAVAREAAERLVADYPDAYVLQPGKMVFEIKPKGVDKGRAIAAFLNEPPFAGRRPVFAGDDLTDEKGFAVVDAAGGLSIKIGAGDTTARARLDSVEAMRAQIAAWIAAEPARA; this is encoded by the coding sequence ATGCAATCCGTCCCGGCTTCCCTCCCCCTGACCGATACCGCATTCTTCTTCGATTTCGACGGCACGCTCGTCGATCTCGCGCCGACGCCAGACGGCATTCACGTACCCGCCTCGCTGCCCGCGCTGCTGACCGAGCTGCGCACGCTCACGCGCGGCGCGGTGGCGATCGTCTCGGGCCGCGGCATCGACAGCATCGACGGCTTCCTCGGCCTCACGGACCTGCCGGTCGCCGGGCTGCACGGCGCCGAGCGGCGCGACGCGAACGGCGATACGCAGCGCGTGGGCTTCAACGACGAGCGCCTGCTGCGCATCGAGCACGAGCTCGCCGCGGTGGTCGAGCGTCATCCCGGCATGCTGCTCGAGATCAAGGGCGCGGCCGTCGCGCTGCATTTCCGCAACGCCCCCGAACGCGAGGCGGTGGCGCGCGAGGCGGCCGAGCGGCTCGTGGCCGACTATCCCGATGCCTACGTGCTGCAGCCCGGCAAGATGGTGTTCGAGATCAAGCCGAAAGGCGTCGACAAGGGCCGCGCGATCGCGGCGTTCCTGAACGAGCCGCCGTTCGCGGGCCGCAGGCCGGTGTTCGCCGGCGACGACCTGACCGACGAGAAGGGCTTCGCGGTGGTGGATGCGGCCGGCGGCCTGTCGATCAAGATTGGCGCGGGCGATACCACGGCGCGCGCACGGCTCGATTCGGTCGAGGCGATGCGCGCGCAGATCGCCGCCTGGATTGCGGCGGAGCCCGCCCGCGCATGA
- the otsA gene encoding alpha,alpha-trehalose-phosphate synthase (UDP-forming), whose translation MSRLIIVSNRVAPISEGEPAAGGLAIGVYDALKETGGMWFGWSGEVVASGAPQIRVEERGPVTFATIGLVRRDYDQYYRGFSNATLWPAFHYRTDLIQYDRHEFEGYGRVNVWLAQQLVPLLRDDDVIWVHDYHLIPFAQALRAAGVKNRIGFFLHIPFPAAEVLVNVPPHRMLVEAMCSYDLLGFQTEPDLRAFCDYIDAEAQGSLERGGAPGIRGSGPVTIRAFGRVLQAHAYPIGIYPDEIASLAQAGANGRAVRTLATSLHGRQLVMSVDRLDYSKGLVERFRAFEKLLEHEASYRNRVSFLQIAPSTRADLRAYQDIRLQLEGESGRINGRYAELDWAPILYIHRQYERPLLAALYRLARVGFVTPLRDGMNLVAKEYVSAQDPEDPGVLVLSRFAGAARELTGALIVNPMDIDSMAEALSQALSMPVAERRARYTEMIAQLRENNVSVWRDNFLRDLQRAG comes from the coding sequence ATGAGCCGGCTGATCATCGTATCGAATCGGGTCGCGCCGATCTCCGAGGGCGAACCGGCCGCGGGCGGCCTCGCTATCGGCGTCTACGACGCGCTCAAGGAAACCGGCGGCATGTGGTTCGGCTGGAGCGGCGAGGTGGTCGCCTCGGGCGCGCCGCAGATCCGCGTGGAGGAGCGCGGCCCCGTGACGTTTGCCACGATCGGCCTCGTGCGCCGCGATTACGACCAGTACTATCGCGGCTTCTCGAACGCGACGCTATGGCCCGCGTTCCACTACCGGACCGATCTGATCCAGTACGACCGCCACGAATTCGAGGGCTATGGCCGCGTCAACGTCTGGCTCGCGCAGCAACTGGTGCCGCTGCTGCGCGACGACGACGTGATCTGGGTCCACGACTATCACCTGATTCCGTTCGCGCAGGCGCTGCGCGCGGCCGGCGTGAAGAACCGGATCGGCTTCTTCCTGCATATCCCGTTTCCGGCCGCCGAGGTGCTCGTCAACGTGCCGCCGCACCGCATGCTGGTCGAGGCGATGTGCTCGTACGACCTGCTCGGCTTCCAGACCGAGCCGGACTTGCGCGCGTTCTGCGACTACATCGACGCGGAGGCGCAGGGCAGCCTCGAGCGCGGCGGCGCGCCCGGCATCCGCGGCAGCGGCCCGGTGACGATCCGCGCGTTCGGCCGCGTGCTGCAGGCGCATGCCTATCCGATCGGCATCTATCCCGACGAGATCGCCTCGCTCGCGCAGGCGGGCGCCAACGGCCGCGCGGTGCGTACGCTCGCCACCTCGCTGCACGGGCGGCAGCTCGTGATGAGCGTGGATCGCCTCGATTACTCGAAGGGGCTCGTCGAGCGCTTCCGCGCGTTCGAGAAGCTGCTCGAGCACGAGGCGTCGTACCGCAACCGCGTGTCGTTCCTGCAGATCGCGCCGTCCACGCGCGCGGACCTGCGCGCCTACCAGGACATCCGGCTGCAGCTCGAAGGCGAGTCGGGGCGCATCAACGGCCGTTACGCGGAGCTCGACTGGGCGCCGATCCTCTACATCCACCGGCAGTACGAACGGCCGCTGCTCGCCGCGCTGTACCGGCTCGCGCGCGTCGGCTTCGTGACGCCGCTGCGCGACGGCATGAACCTGGTCGCGAAGGAATACGTGTCGGCGCAGGACCCCGAGGACCCGGGCGTGCTGGTGCTGTCGCGCTTCGCGGGTGCCGCGCGCGAGCTGACGGGCGCGCTGATCGTCAATCCGATGGATATCGACAGCATGGCCGAGGCGCTCTCGCAGGCGCTGTCGATGCCGGTGGCCGAGCGCCGCGCGCGCTACACCGAGATGATCGCGCAGCTGCGCGAGAACAACGTCTCGGTCTGGCGCGACAACTTCCTGCGCGATCTGCAGAGGGCCGGCTGA
- a CDS encoding ABC transporter ATP-binding protein: protein MEALTPAQRNAHNAKLSSYASRPLAFLFRYIRKHPVAHLIVLASVLAAVGCALGSQYAIKHLIDVLAGGRHHPGPLWAAFGLLVGLIAADNMLWRVGGWVAAHTFVAVTGDLRRDLFQYLSGHSPTYYAEKQPGTLASRITATSNAVYTSENTMAWNVLPPCIAVAGAIVMIIVVNPLMALGLFSCSAVLAVVLFKLAGRGSARHHAFATKAAAVDGELVDVIGNMSMVRAFGMTLREQKRFGQTVKAEMDARQQSLLYLEKLRLLHAVITAMLSAGLLGWALLLWDQGRATSGDIVLVSSLGFTILHGTRDLAVALVDVTQHIARLAEAVKTILEPHGMPDRSDATDLQPSGGRVEFDKVTFAYPGRRPILDHFDLRIEAGQRVGLIGKSGAGKSTVLALLQRFYDVQHGAIKIDGQDIAAITQDSLRQQIALVPQDISLLHRSIYENIAYGRPDASREEVLAAARDARCSEFIEAMPDGYDTIVGDRGVKLSGGQRQRIAIARAILKDAPILLLDEATSALDSASEEAIQAALDRLMVGRTVIAIAHRLSTLRNFDRIIAMSAGKVIDDGSPAELRNRPGIYRDLLTKQHGHAMMPDDDATLGDERVA, encoded by the coding sequence TTGGAAGCTCTCACACCTGCCCAGCGCAACGCCCACAACGCGAAGCTCTCGAGCTATGCGAGCCGCCCCCTTGCGTTTCTGTTCCGCTACATCCGCAAGCATCCCGTCGCCCATCTGATCGTGCTGGCCAGCGTGCTGGCGGCGGTCGGCTGCGCGCTCGGCTCGCAGTACGCGATCAAGCACCTGATCGACGTGCTGGCCGGCGGCCGCCATCACCCCGGGCCGCTGTGGGCCGCGTTCGGCCTGCTGGTGGGCCTGATCGCGGCGGACAACATGCTCTGGCGCGTCGGCGGCTGGGTCGCCGCGCACACCTTCGTGGCCGTCACGGGGGACCTGCGCCGCGACCTGTTCCAGTACCTGAGCGGCCACTCGCCGACCTATTACGCCGAGAAGCAGCCCGGCACGCTCGCAAGCCGGATCACCGCCACCTCGAACGCCGTCTACACGTCCGAGAACACCATGGCGTGGAACGTGCTGCCGCCTTGCATCGCGGTGGCGGGCGCGATCGTCATGATCATCGTCGTCAATCCGCTGATGGCGCTCGGCCTGTTCAGCTGCTCGGCGGTGCTGGCCGTGGTGCTGTTCAAGCTGGCCGGACGCGGCTCGGCACGCCATCATGCGTTCGCGACCAAGGCCGCGGCGGTGGACGGCGAACTGGTCGACGTGATCGGCAACATGTCGATGGTGCGCGCGTTCGGCATGACGCTGCGCGAGCAGAAGCGCTTCGGCCAGACCGTCAAGGCCGAGATGGACGCGCGTCAGCAAAGCCTGCTCTACCTCGAGAAGCTGCGGCTGCTGCACGCGGTGATCACGGCGATGCTGTCGGCCGGCCTGCTCGGCTGGGCGCTGCTGCTCTGGGACCAGGGCCGCGCGACCTCGGGCGACATCGTGCTGGTCAGCTCGCTCGGCTTCACCATCCTGCACGGCACGCGCGACCTCGCGGTTGCGCTGGTGGACGTCACGCAGCACATCGCGCGGCTCGCCGAGGCCGTGAAGACGATCCTCGAGCCGCACGGCATGCCGGACCGCTCGGACGCGACCGACCTGCAGCCGAGCGGCGGGCGCGTCGAGTTCGACAAGGTCACGTTCGCCTATCCGGGCCGCCGGCCGATCCTCGACCATTTCGACCTGCGCATCGAGGCGGGCCAGCGCGTCGGGCTGATCGGCAAGTCGGGCGCCGGCAAGTCGACCGTGCTCGCGCTGCTGCAGCGTTTCTACGACGTCCAGCACGGCGCGATCAAGATCGACGGCCAGGACATCGCCGCGATCACGCAGGACAGCCTGCGCCAGCAGATCGCGCTGGTGCCGCAGGACATCTCGCTGCTGCACCGCTCGATCTACGAGAACATCGCCTACGGGCGCCCCGACGCGAGCCGCGAGGAAGTGCTCGCTGCCGCGCGCGACGCGCGCTGCAGCGAATTCATCGAGGCCATGCCCGACGGCTATGACACGATCGTCGGCGACCGCGGCGTGAAGCTGTCCGGCGGCCAGCGCCAGCGCATCGCGATCGCGCGCGCGATCCTCAAGGACGCGCCGATCCTGCTGCTCGACGAGGCCACCTCGGCGCTCGACAGCGCCTCCGAGGAAGCGATCCAGGCCGCGCTCGACCGGCTGATGGTGGGCCGCACCGTGATCGCGATCGCGCACCGGCTCTCGACGCTGCGCAACTTCGACCGGATCATCGCGATGAGCGCCGGCAAGGTGATCGACGACGGCTCGCCCGCTGAGCTGCGCAACCGCCCCGGCATCTATCGCGACCTGCTGACCAAGCAGCACGGCCACGCCATGATGCCCGACGACGACGCGACGCTCGGCGACGAACGCGTCGCCTGA
- a CDS encoding glycosyltransferase family 4 protein produces MRIAQIAPLHEAVPPKLYGGTERVVSYLTEALVEMGHDVTLFASGDSQTSAKLEAFWPQALRLDPTIRDVMAPHMLLLEEVRRRADEFDVLHFHIDYYPFSLFSRQPVPHVTTMHGRLDLPELQPIFNTFNTVPVVSISDNQRIPLPQANWQPTVYHGLPENLLTPPKDAKPSYLAFLGRISPEKRVDTAIRIAEQAGLPIKIAAKLDKADRAYYEEKIKPLFALPHVEYIGEINESQKSEFLGNAHALLFPIDWPEPFGLVMIEAMACGTPVIAFKRGSVPEVIDNGVSGFVVEDEISAVAAVKQLDTLPREKVRGAFESRFSSKVMAANYVKVYEELLRQSRRTVLREVNAN; encoded by the coding sequence ATGCGAATCGCTCAAATCGCTCCGTTGCACGAGGCGGTTCCCCCGAAGCTGTACGGCGGCACCGAACGCGTAGTGTCCTACCTGACCGAAGCACTGGTCGAGATGGGGCACGACGTGACGCTGTTCGCTAGCGGCGATTCGCAGACGTCCGCGAAGCTCGAAGCGTTCTGGCCGCAGGCCCTGCGCCTCGATCCGACGATCCGCGACGTGATGGCTCCGCACATGCTGCTGCTCGAGGAAGTGCGCCGCCGCGCGGACGAATTCGACGTGCTGCATTTCCACATCGACTATTACCCGTTCTCGCTGTTCTCGCGCCAGCCGGTGCCGCACGTCACGACGATGCATGGCCGCCTGGATCTGCCGGAACTGCAGCCGATCTTCAACACCTTCAACACCGTGCCGGTGGTGTCGATCTCCGACAACCAGCGCATTCCGCTGCCGCAGGCCAACTGGCAGCCGACCGTCTACCACGGCCTGCCGGAAAACCTGCTGACGCCGCCCAAGGACGCCAAGCCGAGCTACCTCGCCTTCCTCGGCCGCATCTCGCCGGAAAAGCGCGTGGACACCGCGATCCGCATCGCCGAGCAGGCCGGCCTGCCGATCAAGATCGCCGCCAAGCTCGACAAGGCCGACCGCGCGTACTACGAAGAGAAGATCAAGCCGCTGTTCGCGCTGCCGCACGTCGAGTACATCGGTGAAATCAACGAATCGCAGAAGTCCGAATTCCTCGGCAATGCGCACGCGCTGCTGTTCCCGATCGACTGGCCGGAGCCGTTCGGCCTGGTGATGATCGAGGCGATGGCCTGCGGCACGCCGGTGATCGCATTCAAGCGCGGCTCGGTGCCCGAAGTGATCGACAACGGCGTGTCCGGCTTCGTCGTCGAGGACGAGATCTCGGCGGTCGCCGCCGTCAAGCAGCTCGACACGCTGCCGCGCGAGAAGGTGCGCGGCGCGTTCGAATCGCGCTTCTCGTCGAAGGTGATGGCCGCCAACTACGTGAAGGTCTATGAAGAACTGCTGCGCCAGAGCCGCCGCACGGTGCTGCGCGAAGTCAACGCGAACTGA
- a CDS encoding DUF2214 family protein → MIIQWLLAAIHLSAFGLALAASATRNRAFKRVAAAPVVQVADLKAVFRADTGWGLTALVLLVTGLMRAFGGFEKGSAYYLHEPLFHLKMTAFVIILILEIRPMSALLRWRAAVRRGELPDVARAFTYSRICHAQAALIILIVFAAAGMARGIGAG, encoded by the coding sequence ATGATCATTCAGTGGCTGCTGGCCGCGATCCACCTGAGCGCTTTCGGTCTCGCGCTGGCCGCGAGCGCCACGCGCAATCGCGCGTTCAAGCGCGTCGCCGCCGCGCCCGTGGTGCAGGTCGCCGACCTGAAGGCCGTGTTCCGTGCCGACACCGGCTGGGGGCTGACGGCGCTGGTGCTGCTCGTCACCGGATTGATGCGCGCGTTCGGCGGCTTCGAGAAGGGCAGCGCCTATTATCTGCACGAGCCGCTGTTCCATCTGAAGATGACGGCCTTCGTGATCATCCTGATCCTCGAGATCCGGCCAATGAGCGCGCTGCTGCGGTGGCGAGCGGCCGTGCGGCGCGGCGAGCTGCCCGATGTGGCGCGCGCGTTCACCTATTCGCGCATCTGCCATGCGCAGGCCGCGCTGATCATCCTCATCGTGTTCGCCGCCGCCGGCATGGCGCGCGGCATCGGCGCCGGCTGA
- a CDS encoding FadR/GntR family transcriptional regulator — MSVPALPVPPRRRARSLAQDVVDALSSQIENGMLRPGDKLPTETEVMATQGVSRTVVREAISRMQASGLIETRHGIGSFVLAPERRRTLGIDPATITTLRDVLAVLELRISLESECASLAAQRANDTDLDSLRRALDAIAQSASGGRDTAQLDFHFHQQIAQATGNRYFVDIMTQLGTSIIPRARVNSARFAGDDLERYVGRLNHEHEAIFEAIARRDPEAARAAMRTHLTNSRERLRRAHEAAEAGRDGAD; from the coding sequence ATGTCCGTGCCCGCGCTCCCCGTGCCCCCGCGCCGCCGCGCCCGCAGCCTCGCCCAAGATGTCGTCGACGCGCTGAGCTCGCAGATCGAGAACGGCATGCTGCGTCCCGGCGACAAGCTGCCGACCGAGACGGAAGTGATGGCCACCCAGGGGGTGAGCCGCACGGTGGTGCGGGAGGCGATCTCGCGGATGCAGGCGAGCGGCCTGATCGAGACGCGCCACGGGATCGGCAGTTTCGTGCTGGCGCCGGAGCGGCGCCGCACGCTCGGCATCGATCCGGCCACCATCACCACGCTGCGCGACGTGCTCGCCGTGCTCGAATTGCGCATCAGCCTCGAGAGCGAATGCGCGAGCCTCGCCGCGCAGCGCGCCAACGATACCGACCTCGATTCGCTGCGCCGCGCGCTCGACGCGATCGCGCAGAGCGCCTCGGGCGGCCGCGACACGGCCCAGCTCGATTTCCATTTTCATCAGCAGATCGCCCAGGCCACCGGCAACCGCTATTTCGTCGACATCATGACCCAGCTCGGCACCTCGATCATTCCGCGCGCGCGCGTGAACTCGGCGCGCTTCGCCGGCGACGATCTCGAACGCTATGTCGGGCGCCTGAACCACGAGCACGAGGCGATCTTCGAGGCGATCGCGCGGCGCGATCCGGAGGCGGCGCGCGCCGCGATGCGCACCCACCTGACCAACAGCCGCGAGCGTCTGCGCCGCGCGCACGAAGCGGCCGAGGCGGGCCGCGACGGCGCCGATTGA
- a CDS encoding NAD-dependent epimerase/dehydratase family protein has protein sequence MTSPTSTTAKPFRRLLLTGAAGNLGRQLRAALGDWADIVRVSDIAPLGEVAPHEEAVVADLADRAAVNALVEGVDAVIHLGGISVDAPFDALIEANIRGVYNLYAAAHQFGVRRIVYASSNHVVGFHPVTEVVDVDSPPRPDSLYGVTKCFGESLSRYYFDRFGLETVCLRIGSSFDVPKNPRMLVTYLSFRDFIELVRCSLMTNRVGHAIVYGVSDNRTKWIDNAKAAFLGFRPQDSSAPFEHLFPSSGPDRNLDDPAQRYQGGGFVVGEPQGEPKLTN, from the coding sequence GTGACTTCGCCCACTTCCACGACCGCCAAGCCGTTCCGCCGCCTGCTGCTCACCGGCGCCGCGGGCAATCTCGGCCGCCAGCTGCGCGCGGCGCTCGGCGATTGGGCCGACATCGTCCGCGTCAGCGACATCGCGCCGCTCGGCGAGGTGGCACCGCACGAGGAAGCGGTGGTGGCGGACCTGGCCGACCGCGCCGCCGTCAACGCGCTGGTCGAGGGCGTGGACGCCGTGATCCACCTCGGCGGCATCTCGGTGGACGCGCCGTTCGACGCGCTGATCGAGGCCAACATCCGCGGCGTCTACAACCTCTATGCGGCCGCCCATCAGTTCGGCGTGCGCCGTATCGTCTACGCGAGCTCGAACCACGTGGTCGGTTTCCATCCGGTCACCGAGGTGGTCGACGTCGATTCGCCGCCGCGCCCCGATTCGCTGTACGGCGTGACGAAGTGCTTCGGCGAGTCGCTGTCGCGCTATTATTTCGACCGCTTCGGCCTGGAGACGGTGTGCCTGCGGATCGGCTCGTCGTTCGACGTGCCCAAGAACCCGCGCATGCTGGTTACCTACCTGAGCTTCCGTGACTTCATCGAGCTGGTGCGCTGCTCGCTGATGACCAACCGGGTTGGCCACGCGATCGTCTACGGCGTGTCGGACAACCGCACCAAGTGGATCGACAACGCCAAGGCCGCGTTCCTCGGCTTCCGCCCGCAGGACAGCTCGGCGCCGTTCGAGCACCTGTTCCCGTCGAGCGGCCCGGACCGCAATCTCGACGATCCGGCACAGCGCTACCAGGGCGGCGGCTTCGTGGTCGGCGAGCCGCAGGGCGAACCGAAGCTCACGAACTGA